A window of Rhododendron vialii isolate Sample 1 chromosome 11a, ASM3025357v1 genomic DNA:
AAActagcatgcactgatcaagtcattGCATGCTGATTCAACTTGCGTATGCCACTTTAGCACTCATGTACGCCAGTAAGCCTAAGCCCACAGTTCTTactttcaaccctctgggctcttgAAATGACCTCACACCCAGGACATACCAAATAGTTTTATGTACTATTTCTATACAATTATAGGCAGTTGGGCTATAAAGCCACAAAATTAATAGAAAACCCCATAAACTGTGAGGATAAAAACAGAGGCGCCCTAATTActatgcaagggccagccactagCCAGAGAAGGACCTGCATGCGCGGGTAAACCACTGCAATATGTAGGTTGTAACCCTctggtcagtgcttggctttgcactttctgGATTTTGAGACATGATCAGAAAGACCCAAAGGTATTCCATTGCAGCAAATATTAATATTGAAATACAACTAGCATTCTAGCAAAGGAAAAGCAGTAAATATGGTTTTAACATGCTTCACGGTGATGAATATGGAAAGAAAGACAATAAACACctagacaccaatccccacgccaGTTTTGCACGTACTGCCAAGGATTAGCGTACGCGTGCTTGGGACTAGCGAGCGCTGGTTCTAGTcagaacgatttttgaaaccttgccagctttagggccaagactggtattgattaccaaccttgacCCTGCCATCCCCCAtgagggatcagaacagagagtATTAccaaggtgttatacctttggtttttgagtttgaaaggtgaaTGAGCTTTGCACTTTGAGAGTTGGATGATGGAGGGTAAGTATGGATGGATGTGAATGGGTGGAGTATTGCTTGTTAAAGTCTCCCTTTAGACAAGGAGAAGATGAGCAAGAACTTAGGGTTAGGATTTTGTAATTTTGGAACTTGATGAACCAAAAACTTGTAACTTTAGTGAACCTTATGCTTGAACAAAGGAGGGGGTAATTATAGGAGGAGAGGGGGAAGTAACCAGCTAAGTAAGGGCTGGTTTATGCTTGGCAAACAAGCCCTCTCCTTCAAGAAAGATTGATGGGAGGTGTGTGAGAGAGGTAGGGAACATCCTCTACCCCAAGATCAACTTTAAGACGAAAATACAGAGTGTAGGGTGCCCCAAAAGTCCTATGAtcatggctgaataaaggtgatggaaCTAGGTTTGACCGGTATACGCAGGTATCTGACTGGTGTGCGCAGTTCCAAACTGCCCCTGccctggtcaatggtcaaagttgaccgatgactgGCACGTGGCAACTGGACCAATGTATGCAGGTAAGGTTTTTGGCTGAGGCTTTTTGGGTTAGGTTAGAAGGGTTTAAAGAGGTTTAAATGCTcgaagctcaaacacactaacattcttggggtgttcttgatccactTCATCATCGGGGGATCAAATactgtaagtaaactaatctggaaagtccaaaatagaGTGTCTACACGGCTCTCCTTCTTTTTGTTTCACATTCAACAGGTAGGTAGCTGGCAGGTGTTGAAGTCGACCACTATAGAAGTGTTCGAGGAACAGTTGGCCTAACTTTGAGAAATATTCAATGAAACTGCTCTTCAACTTCCCAAACCAGATTCTGGCCGAACCTTTCAATATGGTTGGAAAGGCCCGGCACATAATCTGGTCTGGAACAGCGTGGAGCACTATGAATGCCTTGTAGGTTTCAAGATGATCAAGTGGGTCACTAGTCCCATCGAACAGCTTAAGTGTAGGCAACTTGAACTTCTACGGGAGTGGATAAGCCATCACCTCCGTCGTAAAAAGGGAGATCTATCTTTTGCACAAGGCTCTTTACCACTCTAGCACCATGATCATTAACTTGTCAAAGGACCAAATCCACCTTTTCTTGAAGGTCGCGGAACGCAGCCCCTTGAGCCACAGAGGGCTCAAGGTTGGAAGCATTCTGCTGCCGCGAAACGGCAACACTATCATCTAGCCCTTCTTGGGACGTGGGTTGATGATGGTTAGTGGTTTGTGCCTTGGGGGGAAGGGGGAGGAAGGCGACGCATTATCTCCTGATTCTATGCACGCAGTTGGTTGACCACCTCAGTGAGGTGGTTGACTTGCTGCTAGAACGGGTTGGGGTTTTCATCATGATTCTACCTAACGCTTCTAGATCTCTTATTGACCATGGTTATGAATGGCAACAATTGAATTTGAGTGATAGGAAATTGtcgattcccacagacggcaCCAAACTGTTGATGTATAAAAATGGTCCGTCAATTCGAGCTCTGTCTTTTAGGTTTCCTGCAAAAACAACGTCCAATGACTGGGGGTGTTCTCAGTCGAGGACCCTCCGATGATAAAGTCAGTTTATGGTTTGGAAAGAAAATGCTCTATAATTTAGGGAAAAATAGAGTCGTACCTCATTTGTTCATCACCTGGTGTTTTTATAATACCTTGTTCACTTATTAGCGGTTTTTGCGATCGTGGGGATACATTGTGGGAGTTAATAGCGGTTATGCCTGGATGTGGGTTGCGTAGCTTTTGGTGGGATGTCCACTACTGAGGATAGCAGGAGGTGCTTGAGGTCGTGGGTGAACCACGATCTCGATTTTGTCGCTACTAGAAAGAAACTGCCCACGTTGTACTGATGGGAGCGATCATGTCATTAGAGGCCTTCCCGCCCGAGTGTGCTGGTTGGACACCACGAGCAGGGGGGTTTCACGGACAGGTGTCAGTCTACTAACGCTCAGCTGTAGAGTGTAAAACCCCTGCATTAAACCCCATTAAGGGGAGAAATAACCCCAATAAATACAAAGGAAAGAACACCCACACGTAGGTGTGAAGACtcaaactcctgacctcctagtgagatacaagagtcctgaccaactgagctagccccagTTGGTGTCATAATCCAGATCTGTCATACTCAAATAAGCTTATGGGATTAGTGCAATACAAAGTAATATATATTCAATCATGAACGATTTTAAATCAAAGAGAACTCTAAGTCAATcatcaactctttttttttttttgtcaattgatagaagagatcattttacatcagatatgaaatacaaagtacaaactcaggacactacatcaattttGAGTTCACgagataaccaaacccaacaactcaaccactATAAGAAATAAGCCTATTCTAGGgcagaaacaaagaaagaaagaaaaaactctCTAAAGGAAGAACATCAACTCATTTCAATGGTGATTATTGTGATTAAGCACTTGTTGACTTGATCCGAGACACTAGATTGGCCAGTGGGTGGAGATTTCAATGCTATTACTCATTCAGGTGAAAAGGCGGGTGGAGTAGCTCATCAGGCTTGGGAGATGGATGACTTTCAAGGCTTCATTCAGGATAGCAACCTTATCAATTTGGTTACACTAGTTATCCATCTACCTAGAATAATAAGAGGTTTGACAAGGATAATGTGATGGTTCGGTTGGATAGGTTTCTTTCCAATTCTAGTTGGAGGATTCGCTATTCGAATCCTAAGGTATGGCATCTTAAGCCTAGAGAGCAGGACCATTGTCCAATTTTTTGGATGCTTCAGTTTGGGTGGAAGAATTCAAGCAGATATTTAATAGCTGTTGGGAGAGTACGAAGAGTGCGCTTACATGGTTTGGAGGGCGTGGGGTTTTCACATTTAGGGTTCCAAGTGGTATCAGGTGCAAGGGTCTTAGGGCATGTCGAGTTAGGTTGTTTTATAGTAGCGGAAACAACACCATGGCAATTGTGAGCACAACAAAGAGGAGTTGGGGGCCAAGCTGCATCACATGTTTGAATGCTCTGATCTTGATAATGAGGAGTACTTTAACATGGAATTGGTATTTAATAAAGCTCTTAAAATGAGGAAATTTACTAAAGGGATAAGGCTAGAATGACGTGGTTGAAGGCTGGTGATTTGGGCATCACCTTCTCTATCATTCAACAAACACAGCTAGTGACATGAGATATGTAGAAAACTATGATTCAACCCCCTCTATTTCATGAACATCAAAAAAGATGCGAAATTGCTCAATTACCTACAATCACTGGGTATGTGATTTCGAAGAGTTTTAGGGGCTGAAAATCACTGGGTATGTAATTTCTAAGGTTTTCGAAGGGATTTAGGGTTGATTCAGAGTTTCTGTCATCAATAGGCTAGGGTTTTGAACATCAGTAGTTATAGTGGAAgtcgatttagggttttgaggtcTGCATGGAGGTCGATTTAgggtcaagagagagagagggtctaAGGAAGAGTAACAGATGGGATCACCGTCTTtcactcagagagagagaaagacttgGTGGTGGTGCCGCTGGTGGAGAAGAGAGGCAgtgtggtgtagtggtggtgggtCGGAGGGGTAGAGAGGGAGTGGATAGAGcgaggcgagagagagagagagagagagagagagagagatattgtGATCACATAAAAATCTATAACTCGCACACACAAAAACCACAAAATTAGAAatcagaaaaaggaagaaacaaaGCAACTTCAGAATCGGAAGAACACAAGCCCAAGCTATGGCAACACCAAAgcaaacccaaaatcaaaagaaCAACACCCAAAACACCGACCAGATTCGAGAAGCAACAACGGTGAAGATCCAAGAATCGGCACTTACCAAACCTGCGTGAACCAGAGACTGTAATCAAATTTGAatccctctctcttttctcttgtGCTATAAACCGCTCCACCCAAATTAAGCAATCCACCCCCTTAGGCCACGTAGCCCACTAAGTGGCACAAGAAAAATGACCATTTCACCCACAGCATAAGAAGAAGACAACCCAACAATAGAGGGCTAAAATTGTCCAAATTGGACAAAAGTGGCTAGCGAAAATTCCCCCCAACTGGTTCTTCTTTAAGAGAGTTAGGATAACCCACTAAAACCCTACCGATTGCCAGACAACCCATTTGACAGCCCCTTCTTTCAAATTGAGAAAAATCCACATACACATGGTATACAATAAGGTCCTGATAGGGGACAATGAAATTATTGAATAAAAGAATTTATATcgggaaaagaacaaaaacatatGCCACTACCCTTGTGGCCATGTACATTATCCCCAAGGTAAACCCaggcaagaaaataaaataaaaccaagaaaccgaaaaaaacataataattCTGTTAAAGATCATTACTCCATATTGTTCCAATTTTTAGACTTTCCCATCTAAAGTATTGGGCCTGGCATGGGCTTTGGAGCCTGGATTGGGTTTTGTATTGGGCCGAGGCCCATACTAGGAGAGGAATATTTCAACACTAGACTCTCTGAAAGCGAGACAAAGAGGACAAGCTTGGGCCATCGAACCGCACTCCGTACAGAGACAGAGGTGCCGACACGGCAACATGATCACCGTGGCAACTCGCTTCTGGCACGCCTTGCAACTCGGTACGCTCGCTGCCGCGACTCGGTCCGGCTCGACATACGCCGACGCCGCGTCCTCCGCCTCGCCCAGCTCCTCCCCACCGTCCGCTCTCCCCTCGCCGCCACCGCCGATGATGGCGTGCTGCAGCTGAGCCTGGAGAGCCGCCGCCGCTGCCTCCTGCGCCCTCGCGCGCGACTGCCACGCCTGCGCCTCCGAGACCAGCTGAGCTGCCCGAGCCTCCAGCTCGGCGTTGCGCCGCGCCGCCTTTTCAACCTCGGCTTCCTTCTCCCTGAGCCTCCGAGCAGCCGATTCCTCCGCTGCCCCCAGCAGAGCACGGTAGTGTCTCTGCCTCTTTTCTGCTAATGTGCGCCGCAGCTGGTCGCCCTGTTCACCGCCACATTAACAAACTTGTTCAGCCATTCATTTCATCACATTATTACAAGATCGAAAAATCCTTACGTATTGTATTGTTGGTgaaaaatacattaaaatttttcaaagaaaaataattttggcactctaaaTATTACATATAATCAGTTAATCACATCTCAATATTTGACTTTTAGTTTTCCCGttatatttattttaatcataCATACATTTGACTCCAATATTTATCTTTATTTTAAGCactaaaataaaaatccaaaactGCAAATAAAAATCCGTTTGGTAATcgaaatagaaaaataataatgccaaacttgtttttattaatttcaaaaaatctaGTGAGTCTTTATGGACAACAATTTCCACATTAACAAAAGTTGGAAATGTGATGCGTTTTCCAGAAAATGGCGACAGTTACCAAAATGGCCAAATTtgccaaaacagaaaaaatatgaTCTCACGGTTTGTACCTGGGCGTGAAGCAATTGATCGATTTCATGTCTCTGCTGCCTGATTTGGGCAGCCAAGTCTTCTGATAAGACAGAAGATTGAGGAGTGAGAGTTTGTTGCTGTGATTGGTGATGTTGTAGCTGTTGACGTCGTAattgttgctgttgttgttcGTCGAACGCTAATCGGAGACCGGTGGAGACGGTATTCAGTGGCGGCGTGTGAAGCTGAGTGAGGTCTATGAACTGATGAGGGAACGGAACAGGGGATGATTCTCTTCCTCTTTTGCGTGGATTGGAAATAATGGAGCCAACTGCGACGGAAAACAATGGCAATCGtcgataagaaaaaaaaaaaaaaaacaataaagaagTTTTCAATGGGTTAGTGGCTTTATTAGGAATCTCTCTAACCTCCATTGGTGAATATCATGGTGGTGGTTTGATCGAGAAATCCTCCTCCTGGTAGCGGCTGCAATGAGTAGTCGTTTCCAAGTGGGTTTTTTCCCTCTTGTACACCTCTGCATCCAAATAGGTCAATCATCAAACTAATAAGCAGAattgtttttagagagagagagagagagagagagagaggaatacaACTATGCAAACCTGTTTAAGAGGAGTATAGTTGATGGGTATTGAGCTTGAACGACCATAGTTATCGATTATGAATGCTGAAGAAGGGGGAAGAAAATAGATGTGTGCGAAATACAGAGACTCACTGGTGAATgggtatggagagagagaaagagagagagagaacgcaaTGGGTGTGGGTTATTTATGGGGGGGCTAATAAACgcaaagagaaagaagagagtgTGAAAGAGAAGATGCATAGATGGGATTTAATAAAGAAAACGACTCCGAAAAAAGAGAGGTACAGAGAGAAACTTGCtctataagagagagagagattatagagaatcgaggaggaggaggagaagtaTAAATGAATGAATATTTAGAGGGAGGAGAAGTATAAATGAATGAATATTTAGAGGAGGAGGCCCATCACTGACACCAaggcaccaccaccaccattcttGTTCCCATCCCTCTTTTTACTCACTCTGTTTTCACCCCACTTTTCTTGGCTTTGCCCTGCCTTGGTTCCTATGCTATCTATATATATgctttttggagagagagaggatgtgcTTGAATCGAATCAGTccaagcgagagagagagaaggagcgccTTATTGTTCTCTTCTCTATCGTTCCTTTGCTTCTGGCCTATTCTTCTTCATCTTCGCGTGAGGCTTGACTTTTCTTTGGGGTGGGAGCCgcacgtgattttaaaggtacccgcgagaaatcagtaaaaaaaaagatcgaaaaggacttgatctgagcagtttttagcttagatttaataaacggttcaattaaaaactgctttAAACAAGCActttctggtctttttttttttgctaattttcgCGAGTACCCCTAAAATCttattctgcacacattgaacggttcggatcataaaaatttgatcgggaactatgtgattgagatttggggtatttttttaggtgtctaaatagtTGTCCATTGAACCGTCCCGTTTATCTTTTTATCATATATTTCTCCTATTTTaaggaaataatttttcttccaattttccaaaaggattttcccatttttttcccAACCGTACATGTGTATAGTTAATGTGATTTTTATGTATACAAATGGACTATATATTGGAAGAAATAAATGAGGTGGGtggagttggagttggagttggGGTGACCGTAATTTGATGTTGTTGTTCGACGAGTATAGTGCTACCGTTGCCCTACTCACGAGATTGTTTGTTTGTATTATTGTCCATGCGGACCTCGCCAGTTTtgcctcattctctctctacatagcCTAATTTATTGTCCAGTATTAttgccttttcaaaaaatagataTTATGCAGTATAGATATTGTATTTATTTAATGGAGATtgaaataaaaggaataaaagaATCTGTTGAATTGGGCACTCCACAATGTTGGAATCTAATGGGACGCTTACTTCGGATTTTGCCCTTAGCTGTCTTTCACATAAGAGACACGtttaagaaaattgaaaaaagaaaaccaaaattgaaGCTCCCAACAAATTGAGCTATCCGCATTCttttggacttaacttaaagctaaaaattgtctttatttgatttttttcgcatttgttagttttgcgccaaatttttgtaggttattgattcgtctcgacgagaggaatcggaaaagtaaattttgtttacttttttcacgctaaaaagtggttatttctcaaaataattgggtaaaagtaaacaaaatttacttttctgattcctctcgtcgagacgaatcaataacctacaaaaatttggcacaaaattaacaaatgtgaaaaaaattcaaatataaacaaaatatttagatttaagtttagtttaagttaagtccaaGAGAACGCAGCTAGGCAAGTAAGCATATAATTAAGCAACATCTCTTGCATTAGTAAAAAATTTGCgaccctatctctctctcaaccctagccaccacaactCCTCTTCTCCCTTTTCCTCCCCCTGTGGATTCCATACCCGTGTGCGGTGGCGGGAGGGGAAGGCCATTGTATTATTCCGActtattttctttgcttttttccTTCCGTCTCTCAAAATCAACGACTTGTCGtctgatctgtgagagttttgtctctcgttttaCAAGAATTGTTAGTTTTGTCTTTAGACaaattttgtctacagatcggGTTTTCACAATCGAGATTGCTTCACAACGATATTTGTGCTTCAGCATTCTATCACTACACAATGTCTTTGGCGGGGCAATTCGTGGCGGCTTGACAAATCTGTAATTCTTAGGTGTTCATTAGTGCATTCATCCTTGGTTGGAGTGCATTTGATTgtctgggtatttggtgtcttttatCCTTAACTTTGTACTTTTTCTCATTTGAcactcctaattagatgttagacAGTTTAAAAGTGTTGTGGTGT
This region includes:
- the LOC131308212 gene encoding BOI-related E3 ubiquitin-protein ligase 1-like, whose protein sequence is MVVQAQYPSTILLLNRGVQEGKNPLGNDYSLQPLPGGGFLDQTTTMIFTNGVGSIISNPRKRGRESSPVPFPHQFIDLTQLHTPPLNTVSTGLRLAFDEQQQQQLRRQQLQHHQSQQQTLTPQSSVLSEDLAAQIRQQRHEIDQLLHAQGDQLRRTLAEKRQRHYRALLGAAEESAARRLREKEAEVEKAARRNAELEARAAQLVSEAQAWQSRARAQEAAAAALQAQLQHAIIGGGGEGRADGGEELGEAEDAASAYVEPDRVAAASVPSCKACQKRVATVIMLPCRHLCLCTECGSMAQACPLCLAFRESSVEIFLS